From one Musa acuminata AAA Group cultivar baxijiao chromosome BXJ2-6, Cavendish_Baxijiao_AAA, whole genome shotgun sequence genomic stretch:
- the LOC135615124 gene encoding protein CYSTEINE-RICH TRANSMEMBRANE MODULE 9-like, translating into MSYYPQQQQQAPPQAYPPPTSSHPPTGQAYPPAGYPSRDGAVNPHQVPIETKSRGDGFWRGCCAALCCCCVLDMCF; encoded by the exons ATGAGTTACTAcccccagcagcagcagcaggctcCTCCTCAAG CGTACCCCCCACCGACCAGCTCCCACCCTCCCACCGGGCAGGCCTATCCGCCGGCGGGCTATccgagcagggacggtgctgtgaATCCACATCAAGTTCCCATCGAGACCAAGAGCCGTGGCGATGGCTTCTGGAGGGGATG CTGCGCGGCTTTGTGTTGCTGCTGCGTTCTGGACATGTGCTTCTGA